CTTGgacaattatataaattctttGCAATGAGCTGAACTTGTAACCTTTTTGTCTTGTCAGGAGCATCCGGAAGTGTCTCCAGGCAGGAGGGAGAGCGGGATCAGGGGTCCAGCCCAGGCCTGAGCAGCAGCAGCATGCAGGTGCTGCTATCTATGGGGTTCAGCTATCTGCAGGTGGTCGAGGCGTTTAGCATTTTTGGAGACGACGTCGATTCCATGGCCTGTTACCTGATTGAAACGAGCAGTAGTGGCAGAAATAAAGGCAAAGCAACCGAGAAATAAGAATGATGCAGCAGAGCTTTAGTCAGACTCTTTAATCTCATTTGCCAACAGCTTGTGGAATTTTGAACTTGCTCTGctttttttggttgttttcAATATGAGAAATACTCGAACCACAAAATGGGAATCTGCTATGCTTATCTTCCTTTAGCCATTCAAAAGGTCCTGTTTTAGAGCATGCTTCTATTGATTCACTGTTTTGTGTGCgctgtgtgtatgtgtgttcGCTTGTTGTGTTTCAGTCTCGTATTTTATTATCTTCGATATAATATGAGATTGGCAtggttcaaattttatttcgaaCTTATAAGGATTTTTCTCTTGGCAAAACTAAGATATTGCCATGTccttaaataattactatttgaaaattagtgaagtactatttaaaaattagtactcccttcgttcccgattaagagtcatattttgaccgggcacgagttttaagaaatgtaaagaaaagttgattgaaaagttagtagaatgtgagatccatttttttatattagttttataataaaatgttagtgaattgagttagtggaatgtgagacctacttactatttatgggaaaaatgaagtgtgatttttaattggagacagactgaaatggaaaagtgtgactcttaatcggggacagagggagtatatttttgtaactactatacttttatttaactaaaattaattaataaatttaaaacaatttcgTTAATATAGCAAAATGGATAATAATGTAAGAAAATCTtctaatgtaattttttttataaacatttacaaaatatttgtgTTATGGAATAAGGAGAAAActcaaattggaaaaaaaaaataaaaatagcgGAATGACCGATATACCCCTAACCCAACTTAACCGACTTTAACAAAGCCTGCTAATTGAGAAAATCTATTTTCACAAGAGTAGAATTTAGCTCTGCtgcaaaaaataatctagggctctctctctctctacacacGCAAGGAGGAGTGAGATAGTCCCTGAAACGATGTCGCAGAACGGCAAATTGATGCCCAATCTCGACGAGAAGACCACCAAAGTCCTCAATCTCACGGTGCTGCAGCGGATCGATCCCTTCGTGGAGGAGATTCTCATCACCGCCGCACACGTCACCTTCTACGAATTCAACATCGACACTAGCCAATGGGTACGCTGTCTGAATACATTACTCCAGCAGCTCTTCAATTTGATGATTCGTTTAGGTTAGGGGTTTCTGTGTtgttaatttttgtgattgtGGATTTTGTGTTGGCAGAGTCGGAAGGATGTGGAGGGTTCGCTTTTTGTCGTTAAGAGGTGAGGCGTTCGTTGTTTCAGTTCCGTTTCCATTTTCTGGTAGATTGAATTGATTTAATAGGGTATTTGAatgaaatttgttgttttttttgtgttggttGGGGGATTTTGTGAGTTTGTTGTTTAATTCTGCTTGTTATTTGATGTTTGGGGTTTTTTGTTTGTTCAGGAATACCCAGCCTAGGTTCCAGTTCATAGTAATGAACCGTCGAAATACTGGTTAGTCACTGATTTTATCTCATTCTGTAATTACTTGGGGTGCAGAGGGGGGGTTTTTGCTTCTagtcttttaaaaatatctttaatcTTGGTTTTAGATCTGTATGcttatatattagtactaagTTTTTTGATGTATAACAAATTGGACTAGTTGTGTTTTCAGAATTAGAGTTCTCAATATCATGCTATACAAGAGTGATTGACAAATATAGGATCTCCATTTATACGATTCAGTGACCTGTCTGATAAATAATCTTGTAGTAATATTATGCAATAGTTTAACTTTTTAAGCTTACCATAGCTATATTTGGATGCTTAAGGCctgtattttctgttttaagcAGATAATCTGGTGGAGAATCTCTTGGGAGATTTTGAGTATGAAGTCCAGGTTCCATATCTTCTATATCGAAATGCTTCACAAGAAGTAAATGGAATCTGGTTTTACAATGCACGTGAATGTGAAGAGGTTGCGAATTTGTTTAGCAGGTGTGATATCAAATACTATTTGCTAGTGTTTTTGTTTGCATCTGTTACTGTGTAACTCCATAGAGTATGGTTAACATgctaacttataaatatttgttctGGTTTTATTATGAAAGGAACTATGTAGCTGTCTTGGGACATTTATCTAACTGTTTTTAGTTATATGCTTATTATGGATTGTCTTGTAATATTGTCTCATCACTAACGATACTTAATGCATATTCAAAGGTGCCTACAAAGTCCAAAATATCTTCTGTGAAAGGTAATTCTAGTTTGtatctatttaattctcaTTGACGTGAATTCACTAAGTTGATATTGTGAGATTTGAGTTATACCTTGGCTACATCATGATCAGTCAGACAGCTCTCATAGTCTCATCTCACAACAATCAATCATGCTGTTAGGTTTAGCAAATTTCAACTAACAAATACAGTGGATTTCTATGCTGAAAATCCCTCCTTAATTCTACTTTTTATCTTCTCAGTGAATTTGAAGAACTAGAAGCAGTTCCAACACTGGCAGTAATGGATGGTCCCCTAGAGCCAACATCTTCCATTGCTAATGCAACAGAGGTTTCTGATGATCCTTCTTTTATGAACTTCTTCAGTGTACGTTTTTTTGTCCTTTTAAATTCATGATGTTTGCTGAGTTTTGACTTTTAAGTATTACGTAGAAGGTTAGACTTGATGAGTAAGCATTTTATACAGATTTTCCTTTTGTTAGTATCCATAAACTTATCGATGTGGTGTAGCTGAGTTAGGGAAAGGTGAAATACATTGCTGCTGGGATTTCCAATTTCCTTTAGATTATTGTGCTTTCTTTGGTCAACCTAACTTAGGATCAAGAATCACTCTGCAGTGATATGATATGAAAATAGAGTTAAGTCTGCATTTAATGTAGAGACTAAtgctctaattatttatttgtttctgtATTAGTAATTGCTTATCCAATGGCTATTGAAATTATTCATGTTGTGAAACATATTGGGATAAATTTGAATGtggaaattataaatttgcaGAATGCTTTGAACATAGGAGCTGCTCCAAATACAACAATGTCTGGACAACCTTTCAACCCCTCTGCAACTGTTATTCCTGCATCCCATCCACAGATTGTTTCTCTGCCAACTTTGACAACTGCTCAACCACCATCTAATTTATCTGCTTCTACCCCTAAAATGTCCATTCTTGAAAACACAGAACGTACCACAGCACAGCGTCAGCTGATCTTGTGAAACCATCGACTTTTTTGGGCCTCCTCCTTCCTCTGCTGGACTGGCTTTACCACCCGTATCATCAGCAATTCCAACTGCACCTCCATTAAATACTCCAGGAAATCTACAGAGACCATATGGTGCACCATTACTTCAGCCATTTCCGCCACCAACACCCCCACCATCACTCACTCCAACTGCTCCTACACCAAATTATGGGCCACCTATCAGCAGAGAAAAAGTTCGGGATGCACTTCAATTGCTTGTTCAGGTATTTATTACAATTCGTAAAATCTTAAACTGTGCAtcaaaatatgtgatttttgcattgttataaaaataacattggTATTATTCTTATGCTCATGGTCTTATAATTTTACTCGCAGGACAATCAATTCATCGACATGGTTTACCGAGCAATGCTTAGTGCAAACCAACAATCGTGATAAGTCATCAGAGGTTGCTGGTCAAGTTTCCATATCCTGCCTTAATCCTCATTAGGTGGAAATTGTACAAGTCATTGTTCATTATGTAGTTTTCTACGAACCATAAATGTTCCTATGCAATCCTTGTATAGAGTTTGCATTAACTCATAGTTGATTTATATTTCGTCACTTCCTCAATAGtatattgtttcatttttcacattaTGGTTATTACCTTTCTTAGCACCAGAAATCAATTTCGCCTATGTTGAGTTGAAGCCATAAAACTGGAATATTTGTAAGACAGATAATTTGGTGCTTGTAATGGAGTTAAAGTAAATTCACTTAAAAATTCTGAAAAGAAGAATAAGCAGGAAAATTGTCAGCTCCATCAACATCAAACTAgtctaaaacaaaatactcaGCATACAATTACGTGGTGAGCTCTGTTAAGTATGATgctttaaacaaaattttttctACATTAGTCTATCCCCTTTAGGGTACGAGGGAGGGCTGAATTGACCCAAAATGCCAACCATGGGATTGAGCACTGCAGCTCCCATCCAAGATCTATATGATGCCGCATTAATGAATCTAACCAAGTGCTCTGAGAGTTAGGCTGTCTTGACTCTGCGGGAGGTGGGCCGACGAAATAGGCTTATCAGATCATCTAGACCCTGtggaaatatataaatcaaatcaagatTCCAAATTTAAGACACAGAATCCTCATTTCTTATCATTGTTAAATTCATGTCAGATTTGAGTCCTTTTTGTATCAGATGTCTTCCACTATAAagatttcataaaatttgggtGGAGAATGAAGAGGTGGCCTACCCTTGTAGTTATAATCAAAAAACTGAATAGAGTAATAAGGTAAGACCCGAGAACCAGAAGCAGAAGTAAGTCAAATGTCACACTTGCGACCTGCAACGAGGAGAGAGTGGTTAGGGTCTGTGTTGATTTCACTGAAGGATTAATTTCTACTGCAGGATAAAATACAATGGTCTATATATCAAATTAGGGACACAGAGATGGCAACAAATGTTCTTTTGCTTGGCATTAACAATCAATCTAGGATTGATGACATAGCCTAAAGAgaatagaagaaaaagaatcTAGAGAACAAATTTCCAAACTGGCCGGCAGATCAAATCAGATTTCAGAATTTTAGGTTTGGACCTGATAGATGTGTAAGCTGCCGCTTGTTGAGTCGTAAAAAGTAAACATCCCATCAAGTACTTCATGTTGCACTCTCACGTCAGCAGTGTGATCTTCCAATTCCTATCAGAAATTTTTGAGCAGCAGTTATAAGTGGATGTCCTATAAGAAAGGACACGATACCAACAAAAGTACAAACGACAATTTGCAAGGAACAATGCAACCATGAACTGCTCTTTGaagtagaaaaatatacaCCACTAGTTCTGATTAGTTGatgaaaacaattgaaaatacaGATCATGTGTGTTTGACAAGGAGTCAATGTAAATTAGACTAGAGTGATATATACCTTTTTCAGTGCCATGATAAGAGGATCATTCTTGGAAAGGAATGGAGCCACTCGAGGTGTTGTTGACAAATATAGTAACCATGAACGTATGTAAGAAGGATTTACTGCTAAGCTACTATCATCTGCAAATACATCAATGTTTTTGCCCTCCTGGCCATAAATATGCCTCTGTTAATGAGAAATAAACATTTGTGAGAGAACTGAGAAAATATTACAATCACCtcaatagaaaaataaaattcaagcaAAAACTAGCTACAAGGGTCTTACTGCAAGACTTTCAGCAACTAATTTTGCACTTCTGATTATTGAATCTTCATCAACAGAATTCCTGCAGAGGTGACCAGGGTTGACTATAGAATGATTCATACAAAAAGGagttttaaattcaaaaagaaaaataagtgatTCTCATTCCTCGAGTAACAACCTGGTATCTGACAGACCTCCAACACTTTCTAGAAAATCAGGTGCAACAGAAAGCTCAGACAGTGTAGCTGCAGTAACTCTCAGCCTCGAAAATTGTTCATGCTCCCACGCAACCTAGAATCATAAACAGCTTGAGCATATAAAACCTCGGAAATTGAGATGAATAGAGAAACAGATCagcaaaataattcatcttTTAAAGATAAAGACAAGCCTCTTGTGTCCTACTGCTCACTGAAACATAGCAGTCAAACTCATAAAAAAGcacaaaattactaattaagaTTTTACACCCatcacacaaaaaatagaagtatAAAAGGTGCAAGTTAATTGACCAGCCACAAGGCAATATCAGGAATGTTTAAGCTGACACAAGAAAAAAGCACACTTCATCTTAGAACACtacaaacaattttttagaTCATTGTCTGAATAAATAAAAGGCTAGTCAAATATAACTCACATAGACAAGTCTTATAATATTTTCAGTACGCATATTTAAAATCTTGCAGTTTGGATCTGATGTTACCTACCCGAGGATTAGAAATGTTAATCTTCTTGTGCTTCAGCCCAACTTTAATCCCAAGTTCTTTAGACACACTAGAGAAACCCTGCAACAGTGCATTTGTAAATAATGCAGGAAGCACTTGAGCAAAGAACAGCTGTTAATCCCTGTCTTATTCTTAGAGCCATACCtcaaatatttgtttaatgtAGGCATTCTCTGGAGGCTTAGACACATGGAGATATAACTCATTGTGGATAGAACCAATGCTATTCAAGCAAATAGAATAATCAATTGTCTCACGCAAGCGTTGATCCAACCCATGGAGCCACTAAAACGGTGAGGTAAAATGTCAGAATATTATAACAATGATCCAAGTGTATAAAAAAGGGAATAAGGGGAGAAGTAAGCACCTTATGAGTCCCATTGTAGTTATAAGGCCCTCCAGATGTCAGTGCAAAGAGTAAATTATACCTTCCTCTTGTCTTAggatttgaatataaaattgagaaCAATCTAGCTATTTCTAGGAGTGCTACAACACCACTTCCATTGCTGTCACTTCCCACAGATAATCCCTGTTAGCATAGAGATGCATAATTAGATACCGAGCTTCGAGCAACAATCCGATTTAAGTAGGAAAGAGATTTACTGGTGCGGCCCCAAATGTATCGTATGATGCCACTACAGCTATGGTAGGAAGTTGATTTGAATCTCCATCAGCTCTCAATCCTGGCAGCCAACcctgaaaaagtaaatatttgaaaagcTTACAAATAAGTTGAAGTCACAAGGGTAGCTCAAAGACACATCAAACAAGCCACCAAGTTCATGCCCTAGATACCCCAATATAAAATATCAGGAAAAACTAGAACCTGGATATTTGATACAGTTGGAGACACAATTTTCTTAGGTTCAGGTGCAGCAACAACAAGCTTGTATCTGAAACATGTTAATAAAGGAATCAGCTACGATAAGATTATTTGAAAAGGATTCCCCAACAAATATATCAACTAACCCGCCAGTTGTGGCAGTCGCCAGCTGACCAGTAGCATCATTCTTCTTGACATCAGCTAGGACAGCATTGACATGGTCATCCTCAAAACCGAAGTACACAGGATACTGAAAATTGTGATAATTATAATCAGGCAACAGATAATTGCTGAAAATTAGaaagtaatttattaaacattaaatcaattaatcaaataacaaATAGCTACAAACATGTTAGCAAGAAGCTAAGCATGTGATAGAAAACCTCCCTGGCCTTTCAgacacaaatttattttgtatgtacaAGCTAAACTGAAACTTCATTTTCTTCCATCGAATGAagaagtagagagatgaaaaacatgaatttgatcaaataaatACATGTTACATAAGTACATCAAGTAATCTATTTCACTCACAGGGATGCTTGCATGTATAAGCAACCGTTCCAGATCAAGCAACACTTCCTTAATGCCTACCGCAGGAGCATGACCTGCTTCATCCTTGCCACCTAACATCTGTGGATTGAGAACCTGGGGGAGTAGAAGCAATAAACCACCTAATGGCTTCTTCTCCTCAATATATTCTGCAATGATAagtacaaataaagaaataggTTACAGCAGTATGATTAACGAATCAACTGCAGAAGTAATTGTACATTTTTGGCGAGGATTGTGATAAACACAACCAATACTAAAGCATGTGTGGTTATTCAGTTACAATGTGCTGGAGAAAAGGAGCTAATGCGCCATTTAGGAATTGAGATTTCAAGTAGATTTAGTCaagtaagaaaacaaaatagttaagtaaaaatgaattcaaCTAAACTGCAGTTTCATCCTAAACTAACGCCTAGAACTTCCAGATTTTCTGGATTGTtcaagtattcaatcactAATGAATGTGTGGTTATCCAGTTACAATGTGCTAGAGAAAAGGAGCTAATGCGCCATTTAGGAATTGAGATTTCAAGTAGATTTAGTCaagtaagaaaacaaaatagttaagtaaaaatgaattcaaCTAAACTGCAATTTCATCCTAAACTAACGCCTAGAACTTCCAGCTTTTCTGGATTGTTCAAGTATTCAATCAACTAAATCATCCAAAACATACAACCACATAATTCCACCGAGAACAACAATTCTGAATTCCATAACCTCGAAAATAGAGCATAACTGCTTCGTAATGAATagaaaaacaagcaaaaaaGCACGAAATGCAGGAAATTAGCGACCTCTGATGAAAGTGAGATTCAAATCGCGGACGGGGAGTATTAGGACGGTGCGCGAGAGATCGGCAGCTGCGCCAGCTGCGGCGgaggaagagaagagagaagacGCGGCGTGGTGGTTGAGAGCGGCTAGTCTGGATCCAAACGGCACGCCGGCCAGATCGTACTGCACGAGGCGGTAGACGTCTACGACGGCGATGGCGTCACAGAGCTCGGCGCACGCCATGACTATAATCAGCAGCGCAATTGCCGACGAGTACACCGGCTCCACCAACGCCGACGACTGAGATTTCGCCATTGGTAGAGGTTTTGGAGCTTTGATCTGAAAGAGTGTGGGAAGTCTCTAGTCTATTTAGTCtttatgtgtgtgttgtgggagagattttttttgccattaatatttattaatatgaaattattaattatgcgAGCTCTAATGTTGTTATTATCagtatttattactcctcaatcatcaattttactaattaaatttagagtTCCTTTGGTAAGTTCTCTGCCGCTAATGATaacctgaaaaaaaaaaatattactctctccgttcctaGAAAGATGACCCATTTCTCTGCGAGTTACCTATGCTTCTTTGAATGCAATAAGTTCTAGTAGTAAGTTTCAAGAAAATTGCCTTCTACAAACAAACCAACTAGTAGTAAAAATAGACTTTTCTGTTGGCAAAATTAAGAGAATACAAGAAGAGTTTAATGAAACCAATCTAATACGTATAAGCGAATTTATATACATACTACATATATCTACTTCCTACTGCAAGAATCCACAATATGAGAGCCAAAACTTGGGTTTCACGAAGAATTCCGACATCTGACCTCCACGGCTCCACAGGTTGGTGAAGTAGTAGAAGATGTTGCAACATTCGTTTCATTGTCTGATTCTACTCGTACTCAGGTATAGCTACATCATCTTGTTTTTCTACTGCTAAACTTGACTATCTCCATCGTGTTATTTCTCAAAGTGTAGTTGATTGTTTGAGACGTTATCAGAACTCAAAGGTAGGGGGGCGGGTGTTATGAAGTTCACAGCTAATGTCCACGGATAAGTCCTTGTGTCTCAGTTATAGTTACTTCACCTGCTCGCATGAGATCCCATGAGTTCAGTCACTGGATCCATCTGCACTGTCGGGAAAGATAAACTGAAGGTCTTCATTGTCTCGATAGACTTGCACCAGTGCAGCAGCCTTATATGCAAACAGCCCGACCATAGCTGGCACGAGCTATGAGACAACATCAACAATTAGAAATGCTCGAGAATTCCTTGTTTGGGACAGCAGTTAAAGTAGAGGTCACTCAGCTGTGTTTtgcaaatcaaaattatgagtGTCGTGATCCAGTTTTGAGAATTACCTGAAAATCAAAAATGTCGTGGGTGAAATGCTGTGACAGTTCCCACAGGCCGTATATTGCAGCAGGGATGACGAGCCTTGGAGATGAAAGAGCAAGACCAGCACCCTTCAGAGTTTTCTCCAGCGAATCCTGCAGATCCTCGCTTCTTATTCCAATTCTGATATCATTCAATTACTATTAGTTAGCACATTGATGGAATAAACAGAATTGGTCTCTAGGAGGAAAAAGCTTCACTTTTTGGCCTTCTTTGTTCTGAAAATTTCTGGAACCATTTCTCGTGATACGTTGTCCGCCTGTTTGCACAGAAGTTGAAAATACAAGCAACTGCAGGAGCAAAATTACCAAGAGGAACATGGGACCATCGATATGAAGAACATGATAGGTACTGTTGAATCGTCAAATGACAGAGATGGTAACAGCACAAGGGTCCAAGAATCGTCAAACTATAATTCGTACGAAGAAATGTTTCCAAGAGTTACCTGAAAAGAACTCCTGTTGCATAGCTCACAGCAGCCTGTGCAACACAGGATGTGGTTAGCATATTTTTAAGGGAATGCTTATTTTGAGCTTGAGAAGGATTTTGATTCCTAAGCATCAGATTTTTAGGATCAGAGTAATGGTAAAGTGAGTTTGTTCtgagattttcaaaaatgactTCTATCAAAACTAAATGAGAAAAACAgagataaatgaaaaaggaataaaTTGGACTCTGAGGATTTTgaatcataaaacaaacatgGATTCAGATCCACatctcaaaatcaacaaaGGCCAAGGTTGTGAAAGATACCCTCAGACAAAATATAGATATGACATTTACTTCAGAGCATAATAATCCTTTTTTTCTAGTTTTCCAAATAACATGTCTTGAGCTCATAGAAACATGTACGTCTTGACTTATTTACCTGGACTGATAAAGTTACGAGACAGTATCCACTACAGGCAGTTCCAATGGCCACAGTCAAAAGAAGCAGCTCCCTTTTTAGCTGCattcaaaatggcaaaagtccACATATTACCAGACTGGAGAAATCCTATGATGCTTAAGATTGTCTTGTCACACCACTTAACAATATAGTTGAAATAAGTAATGAAAATGCATCTAAGTTGATCATTTCCCCCACACGATCTACCAAGATTCAGTCACTCTAATACTTAAAGCTATCCTAACAGTTGAGATGAAATGAAACCAGTGGAACTGATAAATAGAGTTTCAGAGTCCATACAGCTTCATATCTGAGGAAATTCAATCTCTTCCTTCTCTCACTCTCGTCTGCTACCTCCTATCATCGATTCACCATCAGCAGAAGCAGTGTAAACATCGTCAGTGAATCATCTTAACAGATAACAAGAACTGCACATTCTATAATTTTGCTTGTCTCACAGAGAAACCAGACAATAAAATCAACGCAACTTAGTGTACAACCTTCATGgtcattttcttattcattGGCGCCGAGTCAGTGTCTCCCATCAGCCATTCACTAGTTTTCTTCAGTTTCAGGAACCCACCTTCACTTCCCTGTCCAAAAATCTAAATTGTTGGTAATGCAAATagaaattttctttataaaattgcATAGAGAACTAATCATCATAAAACCTTTACATAACAAATAggtacacacacacatttatGCTGACAAtctaaaatatacatatacatg
The nucleotide sequence above comes from Salvia hispanica cultivar TCC Black 2014 chromosome 5, UniMelb_Shisp_WGS_1.0, whole genome shotgun sequence. Encoded proteins:
- the LOC125186571 gene encoding nicalin-1-like — translated: MAKSQSSALVEPVYSSAIALLIIVMACAELCDAIAVVDVYRLVQYDLAGVPFGSRLAALNHHAASSLFSSSAAAGAAADLSRTVLILPVRDLNLTFIREYIEEKKPLGGLLLLLPQVLNPQMLGGKDEAGHAPAVGIKEVLLDLERLLIHASIPYPVYFGFEDDHVNAVLADVKKNDATGQLATATTGGYKLVVAAPEPKKIVSPTVSNIQGWLPGLRADGDSNQLPTIAVVASYDTFGAAPGLSVGSDSNGSGVVALLEIARLFSILYSNPKTRGRYNLLFALTSGGPYNYNGTHKWLHGLDQRLRETIDYSICLNSIGSIHNELYLHVSKPPENAYIKQIFEGFSSVSKELGIKVGLKHKKINISNPRVAWEHEQFSRLRVTAATLSELSVAPDFLESVGGLSDTRNSVDEDSIIRSAKLVAESLARHIYGQEGKNIDVFADDSSLAVNPSYIRSWLLYLSTTPRVAPFLSKNDPLIMALKKELEDHTADVRVQHEVLDGMFTFYDSTSGSLHIYQVASVTFDLLLLLVLGSYLITLFSFLIITTRGLDDLISLFRRPTSRRVKTA
- the LOC125186945 gene encoding uncharacterized protein LOC125186945 isoform X1, giving the protein MNSLSATGFSPNYPLIHCINRRRFCSRMPAVFSSLKSSTTPVEVDELIGDDVLQAFFRERKSDGDIIARICDELWLRGANANYRNFEEVADDENFNAQQAFEEGSEGGFLKLKKTSEWLMGDTDSAPMNKKMTMKEVADESERRKRLNFLRYEALKRELLLLTVAIGTACSGYCLVTLSVQAAVSYATGVLFSCLYFQLLCKQADNVSREMVPEIFRTKKAKKIGIRSEDLQDSLEKTLKGAGLALSSPRLVIPAAIYGLWELSQHFTHDIFDFQLVPAMVGLFAYKAAALVQVYRDNEDLQFIFPDSADGSSD
- the LOC125186945 gene encoding uncharacterized protein LOC125186945 isoform X2; translated protein: MNSLSATGFSPNYPLIHCINRRRFCSRMPAVFSSLKSSTTPEVDELIGDDVLQAFFRERKSDGDIIARICDELWLRGANANYRNFEEVADDENFNAQQAFEEGSEGGFLKLKKTSEWLMGDTDSAPMNKKMTMKEVADESERRKRLNFLRYEALKRELLLLTVAIGTACSGYCLVTLSVQAAVSYATGVLFSCLYFQLLCKQADNVSREMVPEIFRTKKAKKIGIRSEDLQDSLEKTLKGAGLALSSPRLVIPAAIYGLWELSQHFTHDIFDFQLVPAMVGLFAYKAAALVQVYRDNEDLQFIFPDSADGSSD